A single region of the Actinoplanes sp. SE50/110 genome encodes:
- the glgC gene encoding glucose-1-phosphate adenylyltransferase, translating to MAVKVLAIVLAGGEGKRLMPLTADRAKPGVPFGGIYRMIDFVLSNLANAGYLKIVVLTQYKSHSLDRHISKTWRMSTLLGNYVTPVPAQQRLGPRWFAGSADAIYQSLNLINDESPDYVIVFGADHIYRMDPKQMVNDHIASGAAVTVAGIRQPLSLADQFGVIDVGPDGKKIKAFREKPRDAVGLADSPDEVYASMGNYVFTTRALCEAVTADAQNPDSKHDMGGNIIPMLVERGEANVYDFRDNDVPGATDRDRGYWRDVGTLDSFYEAHMDLIATLPIFNLYNHEWPIFTNYGSWPPAKFVHGYDDRQGRAIDSMISPGVVVSGALVERSVISPNVRVNSWAHVDGAVLMEGVSVGRRAVIRNAIIDKNVTIPEGAQIGVDLDRDRKLYTVSDNGVVVIGKGQRIEL from the coding sequence ATGCCCCTGACGGCGGACCGGGCCAAACCCGGTGTCCCGTTCGGCGGCATCTATCGGATGATCGACTTCGTTCTCTCCAACCTCGCCAACGCCGGTTATCTCAAGATCGTCGTGCTGACCCAGTACAAGTCGCACTCGCTCGACCGGCACATCTCCAAGACGTGGCGGATGTCGACGCTGCTCGGCAACTACGTCACCCCGGTCCCCGCGCAGCAGCGGCTCGGCCCGCGCTGGTTCGCCGGCTCCGCCGACGCGATCTACCAGAGCCTCAACCTGATCAACGACGAGTCGCCGGATTACGTGATCGTCTTCGGTGCCGACCACATCTACCGCATGGACCCGAAGCAGATGGTCAACGACCACATCGCCTCGGGCGCCGCGGTCACCGTCGCCGGCATCCGCCAGCCGCTGTCGCTCGCCGACCAGTTCGGCGTGATCGACGTCGGCCCCGACGGCAAGAAGATCAAAGCCTTCCGGGAGAAGCCGCGCGACGCGGTCGGCCTGGCCGACTCCCCCGACGAGGTCTACGCGTCGATGGGCAACTACGTCTTCACCACCCGCGCCCTGTGTGAGGCGGTGACCGCCGACGCGCAGAACCCGGACAGCAAGCACGACATGGGCGGCAACATCATCCCGATGCTGGTCGAGCGCGGCGAGGCGAACGTCTACGACTTCCGCGACAACGACGTGCCCGGGGCCACCGACCGCGACCGCGGGTACTGGCGGGACGTGGGCACGCTCGACTCGTTCTACGAGGCCCACATGGACCTGATCGCCACCCTGCCGATCTTCAACCTGTACAACCACGAGTGGCCGATCTTCACCAACTACGGCTCGTGGCCGCCGGCCAAGTTCGTGCACGGCTACGACGACCGGCAGGGCCGCGCCATCGACTCGATGATCTCCCCCGGCGTGGTGGTCTCCGGCGCCCTCGTCGAACGCTCGGTGATCTCGCCGAACGTGCGCGTCAACTCGTGGGCCCACGTCGACGGCGCGGTCCTGATGGAGGGTGTCTCGGTCGGCCGCCGCGCGGTCATCCGCAACGCGATCATCGACAAGAACGTCACCATTCCGGAGGGCGCGCAGATCGGCGTCGACCTCGACCGCGACCGCAAGCTCTACACGGTCAGCGACAACGGGGTGGTCGTGATCGGCAAGGGACAGCGGATCGAGCTTTAG
- a CDS encoding bifunctional diguanylate cyclase/phosphodiesterase has product MSDDGSPPTGAAGRGRAAWLLVALSGPGALLIGFGGPRIAPTAYLIGVLICVVAGGFGIGKNLGAGRRRPWVLLLAAQAGAVAGEAARTLAHATVFPNVMLLVSYLMLGAGLIDLLRRSRAGADEPARVDAILLGAGSALVVWSLWMEPWFAGHDPHWENLVAAALPLVAAGLLMIVLPMLLLGRTGAPAMWFFSVSATALLAADIVLAVRGWFDAGPRTIPLAEVGAAALIAYAANSACMLHPTVVVLTQPVPNRSQQLRMSRTAAITAALCAPTVLTVVAPPHGLRFALVRAVLSLTLIFIAVSRIVRANNSRARAEQRARWQADHDALTGLPNRDLLTSTIADWPGVSVLFLDLDRFRLINDHWGHEVGDELLRAVAHRISAETRADDLVCRVGADEFIVAVRAEDPAALAGRLLTVLAEPVPLSVGAVDVTASIGIAHSPGRPDPVELIRDADTAMYRAKDAGRRRAVVFDPELRDRVRTRITLERAFRGASGNGELDVHYQPIIDLPTGQVDGFEALMRWTHPTLGTVSPAEFIPVAEDTGLIVPAGAWLLEKAAGQLRTWRAGNPALHVSVNLAVRQLWEPDLAERVREVLGRTGLPAAGLWLEVTESGLMTDLDTCLDALHQLRALGVTLCIDDFGTGYSSLSYLQRLPVSIVKIDRAFISGVGLGGADESIVRAVLAMSRALGHRVVAEGVETAAQHDWLRANGCDLGQGWWYGKPRPATQAVPGSSHPSPATG; this is encoded by the coding sequence GTGAGCGACGACGGGTCGCCGCCGACAGGGGCCGCCGGACGGGGCCGGGCGGCGTGGCTGCTGGTGGCGCTCAGTGGGCCCGGCGCCCTGCTGATCGGATTCGGCGGGCCACGGATCGCGCCCACGGCGTACCTGATCGGGGTCCTGATCTGCGTGGTTGCCGGGGGTTTCGGCATCGGGAAGAACCTCGGCGCGGGGCGCCGGCGGCCCTGGGTCCTGCTGCTCGCGGCGCAGGCCGGCGCGGTGGCCGGCGAGGCGGCGCGGACGCTGGCGCACGCGACGGTGTTTCCGAACGTGATGCTGCTGGTCAGCTACCTGATGCTCGGGGCCGGGCTGATCGACCTGCTGCGGCGCAGCCGGGCCGGTGCCGACGAACCGGCCCGGGTCGACGCCATCCTGCTGGGCGCCGGATCGGCGCTGGTGGTCTGGTCGCTGTGGATGGAGCCGTGGTTCGCCGGACACGACCCGCACTGGGAGAACCTGGTCGCGGCGGCGCTGCCGCTGGTCGCCGCCGGCCTGCTGATGATCGTCCTGCCGATGCTGCTGCTGGGCCGCACCGGCGCGCCCGCGATGTGGTTCTTCTCGGTCAGCGCGACGGCCCTGCTGGCCGCCGACATCGTGCTCGCGGTCCGCGGCTGGTTCGATGCCGGACCCCGGACCATCCCGCTCGCCGAGGTCGGTGCGGCGGCCCTGATCGCGTACGCGGCGAACTCCGCCTGCATGCTCCATCCGACCGTGGTGGTACTCACCCAGCCGGTGCCGAACCGGTCACAGCAACTCCGGATGTCCCGCACCGCGGCGATCACCGCGGCGCTGTGCGCGCCGACCGTGCTGACCGTGGTAGCACCCCCGCACGGCCTGCGGTTCGCGCTGGTCCGGGCGGTGTTGTCGCTGACGCTGATCTTCATCGCGGTGTCCCGGATCGTCCGTGCCAACAACTCCCGGGCCCGCGCCGAACAGCGGGCCCGCTGGCAGGCCGACCACGACGCGCTGACCGGGCTGCCCAACCGGGACCTGCTGACGTCGACCATCGCGGACTGGCCCGGCGTGAGTGTGCTCTTCCTCGACCTGGACCGGTTCCGGCTGATCAACGACCACTGGGGGCACGAGGTCGGTGACGAACTGCTGCGCGCGGTGGCACACCGGATCAGTGCGGAAACCCGGGCCGACGACCTCGTGTGCCGGGTGGGTGCCGACGAATTCATCGTGGCGGTCCGTGCCGAGGACCCGGCGGCCCTGGCCGGGCGGCTGCTGACAGTGCTCGCCGAACCGGTGCCGCTGTCCGTCGGGGCGGTCGACGTCACCGCCTCCATCGGGATCGCGCACTCCCCCGGCCGGCCCGACCCGGTCGAACTGATCCGGGACGCGGACACCGCGATGTACCGGGCGAAAGATGCCGGACGCCGTCGCGCCGTGGTCTTCGACCCCGAACTGCGGGACCGGGTACGCACCCGGATAACGCTGGAACGCGCCTTCCGCGGGGCCTCCGGAAACGGTGAACTCGACGTGCACTACCAGCCGATCATCGATCTGCCGACCGGGCAGGTCGACGGCTTCGAAGCGCTGATGCGCTGGACCCACCCGACGCTGGGAACGGTGTCCCCGGCAGAGTTCATCCCGGTCGCCGAGGACACCGGGCTGATCGTCCCGGCCGGCGCCTGGCTGCTGGAGAAGGCCGCGGGGCAACTCCGCACGTGGCGCGCCGGGAACCCGGCCCTGCACGTGTCGGTGAACCTCGCCGTACGCCAGTTGTGGGAACCTGATCTGGCCGAACGGGTGCGCGAAGTCCTCGGGCGCACCGGACTGCCCGCGGCCGGGCTGTGGCTCGAAGTGACCGAATCCGGCCTGATGACCGACCTGGACACGTGCCTCGACGCGCTGCACCAGCTGCGCGCCCTCGGCGTGACACTGTGCATCGACGATTTCGGAACCGGCTACTCGTCCCTGAGCTACCTGCAGCGGCTGCCGGTTTCCATCGTCAAGATCGACCGCGCCTTCATCTCCGGGGTGGGGCTGGGCGGCGCGGACGAATCCATTGTGCGGGCGGTACTGGCCATGTCGCGGGCGCTCGGCCATCGGGTGGTCGCCGAAGGCGTGGAAACGGCGGCGCAGCACGACTGGCTGCGGGCCAACGGATGCGATCTGGGACAGGGCTGGTGGTACGGAAAACCGCGGCCGGCCACCCAAGCGGTCCCGGGCTCGTCGCATCCGTCGCCGGCGACCGGGTAG
- a CDS encoding glycoside hydrolase family 18 protein, with product MRTRACRPSPVVLAVAALQVAAATLALPIATPAAAQAAAPYRKVGYFSRAAVKPKAEGGADFQIRDLDEKGSAAKLTSLHYAFGSISAAGECQITSDEARLDYQQEYPATDSLDGVADQPGQALRGVFNQIRRLKAKYSLRTSISLGGGSGSANFAEAARTAVSREKFVRSCIDLYIKGDLPQLGGQPQGGIGAGAGVFDGIDIDWEYPGATGNSLEKHNYTLLLQEFRRQLDAYRQGAEGRPYYLLTAALPGGAYTLGRGYELPAIFTYLDWAVLMAYDMHGAWESPSTTNHQSALHLNAADPDPTDRSVDIYLKNLTDHGVAPGRLVLGVPFYSRGWTGVDATDNGLFRPGTGVSDGRDYRTVKEYVHNGFVRHWDDTAKAAWLFNGNTFWTFDDPAVMTEKAGYAKAAKLGGIGVWALNQDDDQGALLAAIDSGLR from the coding sequence TTGAGAACGAGGGCCTGTCGCCCCAGCCCGGTGGTCCTGGCCGTCGCCGCGCTTCAGGTGGCCGCCGCCACCCTGGCTCTGCCCATCGCCACTCCCGCGGCCGCCCAGGCCGCCGCGCCGTACCGGAAGGTCGGCTACTTCTCCCGCGCCGCCGTGAAGCCCAAGGCCGAGGGTGGCGCGGACTTCCAGATCCGCGACCTCGACGAGAAGGGTTCCGCGGCAAAGCTGACCAGCCTGCACTACGCCTTCGGCTCCATCTCGGCGGCCGGCGAATGCCAGATCACGAGCGACGAGGCCCGGCTGGACTATCAGCAGGAGTATCCGGCGACGGACAGCCTCGACGGCGTGGCGGACCAGCCGGGACAGGCCCTGCGCGGCGTCTTCAACCAGATCCGGCGGCTCAAGGCCAAGTACTCGCTGCGGACCTCCATCTCGTTGGGCGGCGGATCCGGGTCGGCGAACTTCGCCGAGGCGGCCAGGACCGCGGTCTCGCGGGAGAAGTTCGTCCGATCCTGCATCGATCTCTACATCAAGGGCGACCTTCCGCAGCTCGGCGGCCAGCCGCAGGGCGGGATCGGGGCCGGCGCCGGCGTCTTCGACGGGATCGACATCGACTGGGAGTACCCGGGGGCAACCGGGAACTCCCTGGAGAAGCACAACTACACCCTGCTGCTGCAGGAGTTCCGACGCCAGCTCGACGCCTACCGGCAGGGCGCCGAGGGCCGACCGTACTATCTGCTCACCGCGGCACTGCCCGGCGGCGCCTACACCCTGGGCCGGGGATACGAACTGCCGGCGATCTTCACCTACCTGGACTGGGCGGTGCTGATGGCGTACGACATGCACGGCGCCTGGGAAAGCCCGTCGACCACCAACCACCAGTCGGCACTGCACCTGAATGCCGCCGACCCCGACCCGACCGATCGCAGCGTCGACATCTACCTCAAGAATCTCACCGACCATGGCGTCGCCCCGGGCCGGCTGGTGCTCGGCGTTCCCTTCTACAGTCGTGGCTGGACCGGCGTCGACGCCACCGACAACGGCCTGTTCCGTCCCGGTACCGGCGTCTCCGACGGCCGGGACTACCGAACCGTCAAGGAGTACGTGCACAACGGCTTCGTCCGGCACTGGGACGACACCGCCAAAGCGGCGTGGCTGTTCAACGGCAACACCTTCTGGACCTTCGACGACCCCGCCGTGATGACGGAGAAGGCCGGGTACGCGAAGGCGGCCAAGCTCGGCGGGATCGGCGTCTGGGCATTGAACCAGGACGACGACCAGGGCGCCCTGCTGGCCGCGATTGACAGCGGCCTGCGGTAG
- a CDS encoding NUDIX domain-containing protein, with protein MIRIVMGALVRDDQMLLVHRSPSRPVHPDVWSLGGGHMEPGETELAALARELDEELGVQMVPGSAIHLCRLQVGRGGEAVHFSAWIVEEWEGKPVNAAPEEHDEIRWFRPAELPPLTPEPVRTALIEAMRNTRA; from the coding sequence ATGATCCGGATCGTCATGGGTGCGTTGGTTCGCGACGATCAGATGCTGCTCGTCCATCGAAGTCCGAGCCGCCCTGTCCACCCGGACGTGTGGAGCCTGGGCGGCGGCCACATGGAGCCGGGCGAGACGGAACTGGCCGCGCTCGCCAGGGAGCTGGACGAGGAACTGGGCGTGCAGATGGTGCCGGGCTCGGCGATCCATCTGTGTCGGCTGCAGGTCGGCCGCGGAGGGGAAGCCGTGCACTTCAGCGCCTGGATCGTTGAGGAGTGGGAGGGGAAACCGGTGAATGCCGCCCCTGAAGAGCACGACGAAATTCGATGGTTCCGACCCGCGGAGCTGCCTCCTCTCACCCCCGAACCGGTACGCACGGCGCTGATCGAGGCGATGCGGAACACCCGCGCCTGA
- a CDS encoding AraC family transcriptional regulator translates to MSGGEVPVHVALHTSDVDQARAFCRRLYYDPLRIEPVGDPGRFDFSADVVELGPITVGEVGYGTDIRVAIGALETSYHVLVPLTGVLRSRHRGTLVVADPTRAVVYRPTGDIELDWPGTCRLLSVKVERGALERELDAALDQRVVSPLPLGASFDLVDGPGRTWVALVRLLLSELRGPDALASQPRMAARWRDMVVSGLALTVEHPYGDEPAGLQGPHRPRTVKRVLDALHAEPARPFTSHELATIAGVGVRVLQDAFRQHVGMAPMTYLRRLRLDGVHTELSRSDPATTTVSEVAYHWGFTHLSRFAGAYRARFGVPPSTTLRGRP, encoded by the coding sequence ATGTCGGGGGGTGAGGTCCCGGTCCACGTCGCGCTGCACACCAGCGACGTGGATCAGGCCCGTGCCTTCTGTCGCAGGCTCTACTACGACCCGCTGCGCATCGAACCGGTCGGCGACCCCGGCCGGTTCGATTTCAGCGCCGACGTGGTCGAGCTCGGCCCGATCACGGTCGGCGAGGTCGGCTACGGCACCGACATCCGCGTCGCGATCGGTGCCCTGGAAACGTCGTACCACGTGCTCGTCCCGCTCACCGGCGTGCTCCGGTCCCGGCACCGCGGCACCCTGGTCGTGGCCGACCCCACCCGCGCGGTCGTCTACCGCCCCACCGGCGACATCGAGCTGGACTGGCCCGGCACCTGCCGCCTGCTGAGCGTCAAGGTCGAACGCGGCGCCCTCGAACGCGAACTGGACGCGGCCCTCGACCAGCGCGTCGTCTCCCCGCTGCCGCTCGGCGCCAGCTTCGACCTGGTCGACGGCCCCGGCCGCACCTGGGTCGCCCTGGTCCGCCTCCTGCTGTCCGAACTCCGCGGCCCGGACGCCCTGGCCAGCCAGCCCCGGATGGCCGCCCGCTGGCGCGACATGGTCGTCAGCGGCCTGGCCCTCACCGTCGAGCACCCCTACGGCGACGAACCCGCCGGCCTCCAGGGCCCGCACCGCCCCCGCACCGTCAAACGGGTCCTCGACGCCCTGCACGCCGAGCCCGCCCGCCCGTTCACCTCCCACGAGCTGGCCACCATCGCCGGCGTCGGGGTCCGGGTCCTGCAGGACGCCTTCCGCCAGCACGTCGGCATGGCCCCCATGACCTACCTGCGCCGCCTGCGCCTGGACGGCGTGCACACCGAACTCTCCCGCTCCGACCCCGCCACCACCACCGTCAGCGAGGTCGCCTACCACTGGGGTTTCACCCACCTGAGCCGCTTCGCGGGCGCGTACCGCGCCCGCTTCGGAGTTCCCCCCTCCACCACCCTCCGAGGCCGCCCGTAG
- a CDS encoding DUF4331 domain-containing protein, with translation MSSHREAPEISKDPVADSSDLYAFVSPDDPDTVTIIANYVPLQIPASGPNFFEFGDDVLYEIHIDANGDARPDVTYQFRFHTELRNDRTFLYNTGQIESLDSKNWNRRQFFSVTKVDRHGKQTVLANKLPCPPCNVGKISIPHYAKLAEHAVHKLKSGEKVFAGQRADAFFVDLGAIFDLGTLRPFQNKHLVGKTLFNYAGKAVNATDKTNVHSIAVQIPLSAVRRDGKKRVKASDAGAVIGVWTTASRREVQVRDGSNVLVGPQVQVSRLGNPLFNEVIVPMAQKDKWNSLPPSEDKRFAEFVAKPELGSLLPVLYPGLFDNLAALNKAGKDRADLLAILLTGIPSGIIDGFQNNTGSLQADMLRLNTAIAPAAKPNAFGVVGGDLAGFPNGRRIADDVVSISLRAIAGATVPLVDKAFKPDAAASLVEQGLSIKDVSSGLLKKFPYLGTPFDGFSVPA, from the coding sequence ATGTCTTCCCACCGCGAAGCGCCGGAAATCAGCAAGGACCCGGTCGCCGACAGTTCTGATCTGTACGCGTTCGTCAGCCCCGACGATCCGGACACGGTCACCATCATCGCGAACTACGTGCCGCTGCAGATTCCGGCGAGTGGCCCGAACTTCTTCGAGTTCGGCGACGACGTGCTCTACGAAATCCACATCGACGCGAACGGCGATGCCCGGCCCGACGTCACGTACCAGTTCCGTTTCCACACCGAACTGCGTAACGACCGGACGTTCCTCTACAACACCGGGCAGATCGAGTCGCTGGACAGCAAGAACTGGAACCGGCGGCAGTTCTTCTCGGTCACCAAGGTCGACCGGCACGGCAAGCAGACGGTGCTGGCCAACAAACTCCCGTGCCCGCCGTGCAACGTCGGCAAGATCTCCATCCCGCACTACGCGAAGCTGGCCGAGCACGCCGTCCACAAGCTGAAGTCGGGGGAGAAGGTCTTCGCCGGACAGCGCGCCGACGCGTTCTTCGTCGACCTGGGCGCCATCTTCGATCTGGGCACGCTGCGGCCGTTCCAGAACAAGCACCTGGTCGGCAAGACGCTGTTCAACTATGCCGGCAAGGCGGTCAACGCCACCGACAAGACGAACGTGCACAGCATCGCGGTACAGATTCCGCTGAGCGCGGTCCGGCGTGACGGCAAGAAGCGGGTGAAGGCCTCCGACGCGGGCGCGGTGATCGGCGTGTGGACGACCGCGAGCCGCCGCGAGGTGCAGGTCCGGGACGGCTCGAACGTGCTGGTCGGCCCGCAGGTGCAGGTGTCGCGGCTGGGTAATCCGCTGTTCAACGAGGTCATCGTCCCGATGGCGCAGAAGGACAAGTGGAACAGCCTGCCGCCGAGCGAGGACAAGAGGTTCGCCGAATTCGTGGCCAAGCCGGAGCTCGGCTCGCTGCTTCCGGTGCTCTACCCGGGCCTGTTCGACAACCTGGCCGCCCTGAACAAGGCCGGCAAGGACCGGGCGGACCTGCTGGCGATCCTGCTCACCGGCATCCCGTCCGGGATCATCGACGGCTTCCAGAACAACACCGGCAGCCTGCAGGCCGACATGCTGCGCCTGAACACCGCGATCGCCCCGGCCGCGAAACCCAACGCGTTCGGTGTGGTCGGCGGCGACCTGGCCGGCTTCCCCAACGGCCGCCGGATCGCCGACGACGTGGTCTCCATCTCGCTGCGGGCGATCGCCGGCGCCACCGTGCCGCTGGTCGACAAGGCGTTCAAGCCGGACGCCGCGGCGTCGCTGGTCGAGCAGGGCCTGAGCATCAAGGACGTCAGTTCGGGCCTGCTCAAGAAGTTCCCCTACCTCGGGACGCCCTTCGACGGATTCTCGGTGCCGGCATGA
- a CDS encoding lytic polysaccharide monooxygenase: MRLFVVLAAAATLTAAVPGTAAFAHGAPTTPISRSAACAGNGTKTSAAACKAAKAASGGFLGAFDNLRIADVNGNDRKAVPDGKLCSGGLDAYRGLDLPRDDFPSTAVRSGQKLAIAYRGTIPHQGQFRIFLSKPGYSPLKRLTWDDLGSKPLAAFTDPAFSDGAYHMSVTLPQRTGKQMLYVVWQTSSTPDTYYSCSDLDFPAAPAVQRSTAAAPASPASPSSSASPATATPLAVASSAPALAAPSSPPAAAATAAPVLAAATDSTRVGHWLIFGAFGAAVVAGAIALGSRRRRQR; the protein is encoded by the coding sequence GTGCGTCTCTTCGTCGTTCTGGCGGCCGCCGCCACCCTGACCGCCGCCGTGCCGGGGACGGCCGCGTTCGCGCACGGGGCGCCGACCACGCCGATCAGCCGGTCGGCGGCCTGCGCCGGGAACGGGACGAAGACGTCGGCCGCGGCGTGCAAGGCGGCGAAGGCGGCCAGCGGGGGTTTCCTCGGGGCGTTCGACAACCTGCGGATCGCGGACGTCAACGGCAACGACCGCAAGGCGGTGCCGGACGGGAAGCTCTGCAGCGGGGGACTCGACGCGTACCGAGGCCTCGATCTGCCCCGCGACGACTTCCCGTCGACGGCGGTGCGGTCCGGGCAGAAGCTGGCCATCGCCTACCGCGGGACGATTCCGCATCAGGGGCAGTTCCGGATCTTCCTGAGTAAGCCGGGTTACAGCCCGCTGAAGCGGCTGACCTGGGACGACCTGGGGAGTAAGCCGCTCGCCGCGTTCACCGACCCGGCGTTCAGCGACGGCGCGTACCACATGTCGGTGACGCTGCCGCAGCGGACCGGGAAGCAGATGTTGTACGTCGTCTGGCAGACCTCGAGCACCCCGGACACCTACTACTCCTGTTCCGACCTGGACTTCCCGGCCGCGCCGGCCGTGCAGCGGTCCACCGCGGCCGCGCCGGCGTCCCCGGCGTCCCCGTCGTCGTCCGCCTCGCCGGCCACCGCCACGCCGCTCGCCGTGGCCTCCTCGGCCCCGGCCCTGGCCGCGCCCTCGTCCCCGCCGGCCGCGGCGGCCACCGCCGCACCGGTGCTGGCGGCGGCCACGGACAGCACCCGGGTGGGCCACTGGCTGATCTTCGGGGCGTTCGGCGCGGCGGTCGTGGCGGGCGCGATCGCCCTGGGCAGCCGCCGTCGCCGCCAGCGATGA
- a CDS encoding FKBP-type peptidyl-prolyl cis-trans isomerase, whose product MNKPDVGHIPDEAPADLVIEDIVEGTGPEAKPGEYVSVHYVGVAQSTGKEFDASYNRGQALGFRVGGQQVIAGWDQGVAGMKVGGRRKLTIPPHLGYGAAGAGGVIKPHETLIFVVDLVEVH is encoded by the coding sequence ATGAACAAGCCCGACGTCGGTCACATCCCCGACGAAGCGCCCGCCGATCTCGTGATCGAGGACATCGTCGAGGGCACCGGCCCGGAGGCCAAGCCCGGCGAGTACGTCAGCGTCCACTACGTGGGCGTGGCCCAGTCGACGGGCAAGGAGTTCGACGCCTCCTACAACCGGGGTCAGGCGCTCGGTTTCCGGGTCGGCGGCCAGCAGGTCATCGCCGGCTGGGACCAGGGCGTGGCCGGGATGAAGGTCGGCGGCCGCCGCAAGCTCACCATCCCGCCGCACCTGGGCTACGGCGCGGCCGGCGCGGGCGGCGTGATCAAGCCGCACGAGACGCTGATCTTCGTGGTGGACCTGGTCGAGGTTCACTGA
- a CDS encoding RNA-binding S4 domain-containing protein — protein sequence MRDVSINGEMIRLGQFLKLADLIDTGGEAKVLIASGDVTVNDEVDTRRGRQLHPGDVVEVLGNRARVVP from the coding sequence ATGCGCGACGTGTCGATCAACGGCGAGATGATCCGGCTGGGGCAGTTCCTGAAGCTGGCCGATCTGATCGACACCGGCGGCGAGGCCAAGGTGCTGATCGCGTCGGGTGACGTCACGGTCAACGACGAGGTCGACACCCGCCGCGGTCGCCAGCTGCACCCGGGTGATGTGGTCGAGGTGCTCGGCAACCGGGCCCGGGTCGTGCCGTGA
- a CDS encoding DUF1775 domain-containing protein, which produces MGTALTLVTAAGVLSVTAGPAYAGVTVSPPSVPQGSGQNLTYHVENDGTRPLTRVTLQIPADTPIAEVYPLSVDDWAPQIEWQNLNTPLKTIHNGTPVTQVPKSITWIAVGGTSIAPGGAADLSVALGPLPTLSTITFQLTGAYADGKPAPAMPATLTLTPDPSGATAHDHGSTGATDSGTAAGAAGSTGGAAGSTGGAAGSTGGGSAGDSASADEDELFRQAVAEVEQNDRGASVLGIVGWIVAALALLGAGWLILRNRHRANETPDDEPDETPEPAAATPSGDTTASAASGGTSAGPADGIPVAAADSGPGATADSARIAAADSVPGATADDARIADADSVPGATTDSARIAVADSGPAGGAGIAAESAAAAPASADADGGPETTDDDREPIPAGRWSLKG; this is translated from the coding sequence TTGGGAACAGCGCTCACTCTCGTGACCGCCGCCGGGGTGCTCAGCGTGACCGCCGGTCCGGCGTACGCCGGCGTGACCGTCAGTCCGCCCAGCGTGCCGCAGGGCAGTGGGCAGAACCTGACCTACCACGTCGAGAACGACGGCACCCGGCCGCTGACGCGGGTCACCCTGCAGATCCCGGCCGACACCCCGATCGCCGAGGTCTATCCCCTCTCGGTCGACGACTGGGCGCCCCAGATCGAGTGGCAGAACCTCAACACCCCGCTGAAGACGATCCACAACGGCACCCCGGTCACCCAGGTCCCGAAGTCGATCACCTGGATCGCGGTCGGCGGCACCTCCATCGCCCCCGGCGGCGCGGCCGACCTCAGCGTCGCGCTCGGCCCGCTCCCCACGCTGAGCACGATCACGTTCCAGCTCACCGGCGCGTACGCGGACGGCAAACCCGCCCCGGCGATGCCCGCCACCCTGACCCTCACCCCGGACCCGTCCGGGGCGACCGCCCACGACCACGGTTCCACCGGTGCCACGGACAGCGGCACGGCAGCGGGCGCGGCGGGTTCCACGGGCGGCGCGGCAGGTTCCACGGGCGGCGCGGCGGGCTCCACGGGCGGCGGTTCTGCGGGCGACTCCGCTTCGGCCGACGAGGACGAACTGTTCCGCCAGGCGGTCGCCGAAGTCGAACAGAACGACCGCGGCGCCTCGGTCCTGGGCATCGTCGGCTGGATCGTCGCGGCCCTCGCCCTCCTCGGCGCCGGCTGGCTGATCCTCCGCAACCGCCACCGCGCCAACGAAACGCCCGACGACGAACCCGACGAAACCCCGGAACCGGCCGCCGCCACCCCGAGCGGTGACACCACGGCTTCCGCTGCTTCCGGCGGCACTTCGGCCGGCCCGGCCGACGGCATTCCGGTCGCTGCCGCGGACAGCGGCCCGGGTGCCACCGCAGACAGCGCCCGGATCGCTGCCGCGGACAGCGTGCCCGGTGCCACCGCAGACGACGCCCGGATCGCCGACGCGGACAGCGTGCCCGGTGCCACGACCGACAGCGCCCGGATCGCCGTCGCCGACAGCGGCCCGGCCGGAGGCGCCGGGATCGCGGCGGAGAGTGCAGCCGCAGCGCCCGCCTCGGCGGATGCGGACGGCGGACCCGAAACGACCGACGACGACCGCGAGCCCATCCCGGCGGGCCGCTGGAGCCTCAAAGGCTGA